From a single Pseudobutyrivibrio xylanivorans genomic region:
- a CDS encoding DUF1848 domain-containing protein: MIINTGQRTDIPAFYSDWFANRLKDGYVCVRNPYNPKQVSRYRLDPEVVDVIGFCTKNPAPMFKYMDLLKDYGQYWFVTLTSYGRDIEPNVPDKHKLIEDFKKLSDVVGVNSIGWRYDPIFISDRYTEEYHIKAFKQIAEELDGYTKTVVISFIDLYPKVRKNFPEAKEVAKDQRLRMGKKIIEIATAHGMTVKPCAEGDELAQFGADCGGCMTIADYEKAIGQRLNAPKKKGARAECACYLSGDIGAYNTCKHLCRYCYANAEPEVVVAQSSFHDPTSPFLIGNYQPDDEINDVPQKSWIDWQMVLPLDKM; the protein is encoded by the coding sequence ATGATAATCAACACAGGGCAGCGCACTGATATTCCGGCGTTTTATTCAGACTGGTTTGCAAACAGGTTGAAGGACGGATATGTCTGTGTGCGCAATCCATACAATCCTAAGCAGGTCAGCAGATATAGGCTTGATCCAGAGGTGGTGGATGTGATTGGTTTTTGTACAAAGAATCCAGCGCCAATGTTCAAGTATATGGATTTGCTAAAGGACTATGGGCAGTATTGGTTTGTGACCCTGACTTCATATGGAAGAGATATTGAGCCCAATGTACCGGACAAGCACAAGCTGATAGAAGATTTTAAAAAGCTTTCAGATGTGGTAGGTGTCAACAGTATTGGCTGGCGTTATGACCCAATCTTTATCTCAGATAGATATACAGAAGAGTACCACATCAAGGCCTTCAAGCAGATAGCGGAAGAATTGGATGGTTATACCAAAACAGTAGTTATAAGTTTTATAGACCTTTACCCAAAGGTAAGAAAAAATTTCCCAGAGGCAAAAGAGGTGGCAAAAGACCAGCGTCTTAGAATGGGAAAGAAGATTATAGAAATAGCTACAGCCCATGGCATGACAGTGAAGCCATGTGCAGAAGGAGATGAGCTGGCTCAGTTTGGAGCAGACTGCGGTGGTTGCATGACAATCGCAGATTATGAGAAGGCCATTGGACAAAGACTTAATGCTCCAAAGAAAAAGGGGGCAAGAGCGGAATGTGCCTGCTATCTTTCAGGTGATATTGGAGCCTATAATACTTGCAAGCATCTTTGTAGATATTGTTATGCCAATGCGGAGCCGGAAGTAGTAGTGGCTCAAAGTAGTTTTCATGACCCGACATCACCATTTCTAATCGGAAATTATCAGCCCGATGATGAAATAAACGATGTTCCACAAAAATCCTGGATAGATTGGCAGATGGTTCTGCCATTGGATAAAATGTAG
- a CDS encoding ASCH domain-containing protein translates to MTEKELWKEFCENKNVDINTSYEAWGFGDDEETADELAELVVKGIKYGTASSYDDYIAEDALDELPQVGEYSVILNGKDEAVCVIRTKEVFILPFNEVPESHAFAEGEGDRSLDYWRRVHKEFFEECAEESGIPFTEESKVVCEQFSLEYVAGE, encoded by the coding sequence ATGACAGAAAAAGAATTATGGAAAGAGTTTTGCGAAAATAAAAATGTAGATATTAATACGAGCTATGAAGCCTGGGGCTTTGGAGATGATGAAGAGACTGCAGATGAATTAGCAGAATTAGTTGTCAAAGGAATTAAGTATGGTACAGCCAGCTCCTATGATGATTATATAGCTGAAGATGCACTTGATGAGCTTCCACAAGTGGGAGAATACAGTGTGATATTGAATGGAAAAGACGAAGCGGTTTGTGTCATCAGGACAAAGGAAGTGTTTATCCTTCCATTCAATGAGGTTCCAGAATCACATGCGTTTGCTGAAGGTGAGGGAGATCGCTCTTTGGATTATTGGAGAAGAGTGCACAAGGAATTCTTCGAGGAGTGTGCAGAGGAAAGCGGCATTCCATTTACAGAGGAATCAAAGGTAGTGTGTGAGCAGTTCTCACTTGAATATGTAGCTGGAGAATAG